Proteins encoded by one window of Anoplopoma fimbria isolate UVic2021 breed Golden Eagle Sablefish chromosome 23, Afim_UVic_2022, whole genome shotgun sequence:
- the LOC129112498 gene encoding protein mono-ADP-ribosyltransferase PARP11-like: MWDNEAVEPMDTSETPLSWYYMADCGSWHRFEDDPDNPLRSEDIEQYFGRNSKGVFHKNSSNCHIEIDFSAMLRTDYFTGGQKSIQRGYNIGRSCSCFSDLTVCWERVDPTCPYQLIPLSELRAEYQTVAHYVKTEGLLDNSIVSISRIQNMDLWDMYCLKKKQLMRIQGVKEIQEKKLFHGTKLPNVDSICKYNFDLRLSELGCYGQGIYFAKHAAYADLYSFSSTDPLPFYGGETQGRQGQNTKVIFLARVMIGKSTAGQMHFRKPDHGSIENSHDSCVDDVTNPKIFVIFDPNQIYPEYLIQYN, from the exons ATGTGGGACAATGAAGCAGTGGAACCGATGGACACATCAGAAACCCCATTGTCTTGGTATTACATGGCAGACTGTGGAAGTTGGCACAGATTTGAG GATGACCCTGATAACCCCCTGAGAAGTGAGGATATTGAACAATACTTTGGAAGAAACTCAAAAGGGGTGTTCCATAAAAATTCTTCGAATTGTCACATCGAGATTGATTTCTCAG CAATGTTGCGGACCGACTACTTCACAGGAGGACAAAAAAGTATCCAACGAGGCTACAACATTGGAAGAAG TTGCTCCTGCTTCAGTGATCTTACTGTTTGCTGGGAAAGGGTTGACCCAACTTGTCCGTACCAG ttaatCCCTCTGAGTGAACTCAGAGCTGAGTATCAGACTGTGGCACATTATGTGAAGACGGAGGGGCTGTTGGACAATTCCATTGTATCAATCAGCAGGATACAGAATATGGATTTATGGGACATGTATTGTCT GAAAAAGAAGCAGTTAATGAGAATCCAAGGTGTCAAAGAAATTCAGGAGAAAAAACTCTTTCATGGGACCAAATTACCAAATGTTGACAGCATTTGCAAGTATAACTTTGATTTACGGTTGTCTGAACTAGGCTGTTATGGCCAAG gaATCTATTTTGCTAAACATGCAGCATATGCGGACCTCTACAGCTTCAGCAGCACGGATCCATTGCCGTTTTATGGCGGGGAGACACAAGGTCGACAGGGTCAAAACACTAAAGTCATATTTTTGGCTCGAGTAATGATCGGGAAATCAACTGCTGGACAAATGCATTTCAGAAAACCTGATCACGGAAGTATCGAAAACTCTCATGACAGCTGTGTGGATGATGTCACAAATCCCaagatttttgttatttttgatcCAAATCAAATATATCCAGAGTATTTGATTCAGTACAATTGA
- the LOC129112589 gene encoding protein mono-ADP-ribosyltransferase PARP11-like, translated as MLAIRSSEEESTEMEEMDTSDPNWCWFYLAECGVWHMFEIDPSAACSVTSAQIEQCYSRNQRGVMEFYTAKYTYRLDFSVMRQINVTTGKQRPIKRSLHSATGFRFICDNLALPVPCHWERINTDEPYQLIQLGRDTYEFKEVARLYERTMDHPIKSIQRIQNLDLWEFFCRKKTQLRKVKRTLDIEERMLFHGTGHSNIQAICTFNFDWRLTGSHGDVYGKGSYFARDAKYSSKFCHTTGKHNTTLQRHGLAPPIFATEPPYKTMFLARVIVGEYTVGHPMYCRPPSKDASFTNFYDSCVDDMANPKIYVIFDSNQIYPEYLVEFY; from the exons ATGTTAGCCATCAGGTCGTCAGAGGAGGAGTCCacggagatggaggagatggacaCCTCTGATCCCAACTGGTGCTGGTTCTACCTGGCTGAGTGTGGAGTTTGGCACATGTTTGAG ATTGATCCCAGTGCAGCCTGCTCTGTGACTAGTGCTCAGATTGAGCAGTGCTACAGCAGAAACCAACGAGGTGTCATGGAGTTCTACACAGCCAAGTACACCTACAGACTGGACTTCTCAG TGATGCGACAGATAAATGTAACAACAGGGAAGCAGCGGCCAATCAAACGCTCCCTCCACTCCGCAACTGGCTTCAG GTTTATATGTGATAATCTTGCTTTGCCTGTTCCGTGTCATTGGGAGAGAATAAATACTGATGAGCCCTACCAG cttatcCAGCTCGGGAGAGACACCTATGAGTTTAAAGAAGTTGCCAGACTGTATGAAAGGACCATGGATCATCCAATCAAATCCATCCAGAGGATTCAGAACCTCGACCTTTGGGAATTCTTCTGCAG GAAGAAAACACAGTTGCGAAAAGTCAAGCGCACATTGGATATTGAGGAGCGAATGCTGTTTCACGGCACAGGACACAGCAACATACAAGCTATATGTACATTTAACTTTGACTGGCGGCTGACAGGAAGCCATGGCGATGTCTATGGCAAAG GAAGCTACTTTGCCCGGGATGCCAAATATTCCAGTAAATTCTGTCACACCACAGGGAAGCACAACACCACTCTGCAGAGACACGGACTCGCCCCACCAATATTTGCGACTGAGCCGCCCTACAAGACCATGTTCCTGGCCAGAGTGATTGTTGGCGAATACACGGTCGGTCATCCCATGTACTGCAGACCGCCGTCTAAGGATGCCAGCTTCACCAACTTTTATGACAGTTGTGTGGACGATATGGCCAATCCAAAGATTTACGTCATTTTTGACAGCAATCAGATTTACCCAGAGTATCTGGTTGAGTTCTACTGA
- the LOC129112499 gene encoding protein mono-ADP-ribosyltransferase PARP11-like: MWDNEAVEPMDTSETPLSWYYMADCGRWHRFEDDPDNPLRSEDIEQYFGRNSKGVLHKSSSNCHIKIDFSAMLWTDYITGGQKSIQRGYNIGRSCSCFSAPPVLWERVDPTCPYQLIPLSELRAEYQTVAHYVKTEGLLGNSIVSISRIQNMDLWDMYCLKKKQLMRIQGVKEIQEKRLFHGTKLPNVDSICKYNFDLRLSEQGCYGQGIYFAKHATYADRYSLSSTDPLPFYGGGAQGRQGQNTKVIFLARVMIGKSTAGQMYFRKPDHGSIENSHDSCVDDVTNPKIFVIFDPNQIYPEYLIQYN, translated from the exons ATGTGGGACAATGAAGCAGTGGAACCGATGGACACATCAGAAACCCCATTGTCTTGGTATTACATGGCAGACTGTGGAAGGTGGCACAGATTTGAG GATGACCCTGATAACCCCCTGAGAAGTGAGGATATTGAACAATACTTTGGAAGAAACTCAAAAGGGGTGTTACATAAAAGTTCTTCGAATTGTCACATCAAGATTGATTTCTCAG CAATGTTGTGGACCGACTACATCACAGGAGGACAAAAAAGTATCCAACGAGGCTACAACATTGGAAGAAG TTGCTCCTGCTTCAGTGCTCCTCCTGTTCTCTGGGAAAGGGTTGACCCAACTTGTCCGTACCAG ttaatCCCTCTGAGTGAACTCAGAGCTGAGTATCAGACTGTGGCACATTATGTGAAGACGGAGGGGCTGTTGGGCAATTCCATTGTATCAATCAGCAGGATACAGAATATGGATTTATGGGACATGTATTGTCT GAAAAAGAAGCAGTTAATGAGAATCCAAGGTGTCAAAGAAATTCAGGAGAAAAGACTCTTTCATGGGACCAAATTACCAAATGTTGACAGCATTTGCAAGTATAACTTTGATTTACGGTTGTCTGAACAAGGCTGTTATGGCCAAG gAATATATTTTGCTAAACATGCAACATATGCGGACCGCTACAGCTTGAGCAGCACGGATCCATTGCCGTTTTATGGCGGGGGGGCACAAGGTCGACAGGGTCAAAACACTAAAGTCATATTTTTGGCTCGAGTAATGATCGGGAAATCAACTGCTGGACAAATGTATTTCAGAAAACCTGATCACGGAAGTATCGAAAACTCTCATGACAGCTGTGTGGATGATGTCACAAATCCCaagatttttgttatttttgatcCAAATCAAATATATCCAGAGTATTTGATTCAGTACAATTGA